The following are encoded together in the Flavobacteriales bacterium genome:
- a CDS encoding hydroxymethylglutaryl-CoA lyase: MQELQLIECPRDAMQGIHDFIETDKKVAYINTLLKCGFHTLDCGSFVSPKAIPQMADTSEVLDKLEEDHATKLSVIVANKRGALDAANHPRVDILGFPFSVSDVFQQRNTNATREEALDRVKEVQELCIKHDKQLLIYLSMAFGNPYEEKWHPDIVAEWTRKMAELDIQLFMPSDTIGSSNAESITAVYSLLNKEFPKLEIGAHLHTTPDSWKEKLDAAWNSGCRRFDSALKGLGGCPMAKDDLTGNMPTERVLQFLEEKEIVSGIDQDAWMEAMMLSGKTFPLS, encoded by the coding sequence ATGCAAGAACTCCAACTCATAGAATGTCCGCGTGATGCGATGCAAGGCATTCACGATTTTATCGAAACGGATAAGAAAGTAGCCTATATCAATACGCTGCTGAAATGCGGTTTCCATACGCTCGATTGTGGCAGTTTCGTATCGCCAAAGGCCATTCCGCAGATGGCGGATACTTCGGAGGTGTTGGATAAGCTAGAGGAGGATCATGCAACCAAACTTTCGGTCATTGTGGCCAACAAACGAGGTGCGTTAGATGCCGCAAATCATCCAAGGGTTGATATTCTTGGCTTCCCATTCTCGGTTTCGGATGTGTTTCAGCAGCGGAATACCAACGCAACAAGGGAAGAAGCGTTGGATAGAGTGAAGGAAGTACAGGAACTCTGCATCAAGCACGATAAGCAGTTGCTCATTTACCTAAGCATGGCTTTTGGAAATCCGTACGAAGAGAAATGGCATCCAGATATCGTAGCAGAATGGACACGGAAAATGGCCGAACTTGACATTCAACTTTTCATGCCTTCTGATACCATCGGTTCTTCAAATGCCGAATCAATCACGGCTGTTTATAGTCTTTTGAACAAGGAATTCCCAAAGCTTGAAATAGGCGCGCATCTTCACACTACACCCGATTCGTGGAAAGAGAAACTAGATGCTGCTTGGAACAGTGGTTGCAGACGCTTTGATTCTGCTTTGAAAGGTCTGGGCGGTTGCCCCATGGCCAAAGACGACCTAACGGGAAACATGCCTACAGAGCGCGTGCTTCAATTCTTGGAAGAGAAGGAAATTGTATCTGGAATTGACCAAGATGCTTGGATGGAAGCCATGATGCTTTCAGGGAAGACCTTTCCCTTGTCCTAA